In Spea bombifrons isolate aSpeBom1 chromosome 5, aSpeBom1.2.pri, whole genome shotgun sequence, the sequence ACTAAAACACTTCCATTGGAAATGTGCTAAAACTCCCCAGGATGCCATTTTACCATCCCACAGCTATCTTTATTTGTTACTAGCCTACATATAACACACGCTCTGTAGTCATGCAAAAAAGGACCTAGTCTTGAATGTTCATACATGTTAAAAGTCCTTCTAATGCAATTTGTATTTCACAAAGAAGCCAGCACTGGCAGACAGAAGTTAGGTTATCCACATTTCAGAAACCATGAACCTTCAGCTGTTCTTCTTTAACAATGCCAATCTGTGAGGGGAATAAAGTAGAATTAGAACACCTTCCCATAAAGCAAGTTTTGTTTACAAAACATGGTTGCAGATGGCGAACACTTATTCCCCCCCCTCTCCATCTACTGTATTTtcgggcgtataagacgactgggcgtataagacgactgggcgtataagacgactgggcgtataagacgactgggcgtataagacgactgggcgtataagacgactgggcgtataagacgactgggcgtataagacgactgggcgtataagacgactgggcgtataagacgacccccaacttttccagttaaaatatttgGGCTATACTcaccgtataagactacccctctacccagtatacaacaaacAGCCAAtgacggcaagcgatgtaccttactggtgattggctggttgttttatacaaagcctgcttggattgggtgggtcagctctccctaacatatgcctgtccacccacccacacatgtatagacatacactgccctcacacaccccttcctttacacatactaacatacgcctgtccatacacacacacacttatacgctgccctcaccacacacccctgcctttacacacactgccactgtgtgtgccccccccaagatgtgcccccctcccctagacttaccggtgcaggcCCCCAGGTTTCTTGCGGGGCCAGCAGGGGACattccccccgtggaaagtgcagagccccctgcaccgctgcaggggctctgtatcctaaccctgccagacctcgagctccctaattttgggctagttagagggaggtcatGATCTCCGCAAGCAGCCTTGCTCATCTGGCACCCGTTGATCAGGGCTAGTTAGGGAGAttacgatcttgcacctaccttggcgcggccctgaagaccagcccaggggaggtggcttctctgctcgcccctcccctagagattagtgattctccagtccggctcggtaagtttcagtacccggcgtataagacgacccccaacttttgattagattttcacgggttaaaaagtagtcttatacgccggaaaatacagtaattgtatatatatatgttagggGTGCATTGAGAAAGATCAGTTGAATATACAATTGTATGAGCCTGTTACCAATTTTCACAACTTGTTTACTGACCTCCATAAGAAATTGGCAGATGTTTTTTCTCTGATCACCCTGGAGCTGGATCACTTCACCGTATTCTGGATGTTCAATCACAGTACCATTACAAGCAAATTTCTGTTTGTGAGAGGAAAGCAAACTTTCTATAGTTGCTATTTtagcagaggaaaaaaaacaagtagaCAGACTAAGCGTTTTTTCGTAAAGGTAAGACAGCAATGCAACCTGACCCGATCGACTTTTGCAACGCTGATGTGTATAGTAAGCAAAAACATAGGACTGGATGGGAGAGCAGAAAGGTTACAACCCAATACGTAGGAACTGCATGGTTATCAATCAGTTTACCTTCTTAAAAGCTTTTACAAGCTTCTTTTTGTCGTAGTCATCTGCAATGCCTTGCACTGTGGTCAGAGTCTTTCTGCCGTTGCGCTGCTGGATTCTTATATGAATATAATCCTCAGTCCCTGCCGGGAGTAAGTCGTCACCCTTAGTTGCATCAGCAAAGGGGTCTGCAAATATGGATGAGAAGAGAATTTCCCAATCACACAGGATGCAAAGAGCTGCAGCtgcttaataaattaaattttcaatttattttaccaaCTATTAAGCAGTCCAACCACACCAAGAGCACGTCATATGGGCTTGACACAAGACTGCCCAAACGAACATCACTGGTTTGGCTGGACATGTTAAAGGGCACCATTGTTAGAAACACTGGAGTAATTGTACCAACAATGGTCTCCCCAGCCATAAGCAATCAGATTCTAGCTTGACACTAGACAAGGCCTTGCTGCATTATCTAGATGGACAATCCTTTAGTGACATTCACAGACATCTAATAACCACATAGTCAGCAACAAAGAACACAGATGTACCATAGAAGCCATTATTGAGCAGCTCTGTAAAAGGTTACATTGTATCAAACACCTTGACAACTCACAACTACAGCCACAATAAGTCAAATGCTAGCCAACTGCTGACAAAGCTCTCACCCTTGTATTCTTAGTTGTACACATTAAGTGACAGCAGTCCCAAGGATCAAAGTGCATTCACCACAAAGCTTTATGCTGCCAAGAAAAAGGTAGCACAGCATTGTTTATGAAGAAAGTGCATATTATTCACAGGTTGAGATTGCAAGATTTAACCCTGTAGTAGTATAGGGACAGTTTTATAAAACACATTACTATAGGAACATTAGATGCAATACTACAAAGAACGATTGCCATGAAACCAAAATGTGAAAGTAGGCAAGGAGTACAAAGAAGCCTTGCGCTTAGAGCTTCGAAGCGGAAATAGCCCTCCCCTTACAGAGAAAACGTCGCCATTTTACAGTACAGGAGACAATAAAGACCTGAGTATGGATCAATTTGATCATAACTTTAGCGCTACACTTACGGTCTCCATTTAAGTCTCCGAAAATAATTGTGGCTAAGAGAGGTAACCTCAGAACGTCTGCTCACACCGTTAGTAAAACCAAACGGACAGATCGCGAAGAGCTCAAATACAACACAAAACTGCAGAATATTGAAGCTTTTAGTAAATTTAAAGACGAACCCTGGGGCAGGCCTGGAGGCCGCACAAACAGCGAAAAGGGTAGTCCGTTAGAAATGGGCGTACGGTACCCCCATAACCGACCACAGTCGCTTACCGAAGAAGCGCCAATAGTGCAAGAACTCAAAAGATAGACCACACTCCTCACACAGGTTTCTTACCGAAAGAGTTGAGGTTCTGGATAGAGGACATGCGATATTATTTCGCGCACGGAGTGCAGAGGAAAAGGCTGGAGCAGGCCGCTGGTGGACGCGGAAAAGACCGGGTTCAGGTGGTTTTCGGTCGGGCACTAGTCGGATGAAGCCTGACAGGCGGCACGAGGACGTTAGCGCGTGCAATCAAGGAGATCTCACTAAAGCGTACAAAGAGGGGTAGTCAAAAACAGGACCAAACCCGCGCGTCACCGCTCTATACGAGGGTCTCACCAAAAAATGGCCGAGTATCTGCTTTTAGCAGGTCTCTTAAACGTCGTCACCTGACGTCATATCACACCGCCCCAGGTCTTGCTGGTTATTGTAGTCTTTCAAGCTACGTGCCTTACCAAAACGTAGTAAGGGCTGCCGAGGTGAACTACGAATGAAAACTACAGTTCCCACAGGACAACGCGCTGGACGGTGGCCGCAATGGTATGCGGGTTCTCTGTGCTTCGTGAGGGCGTTAGCTACGTGCAATGGTGGGGGCAGTGGTTGTTTATTGGTGTAAACATACTTGGTTAATGTTACTAATACCGGAATTGTTGCTGTTGCATAGAATTTTCTTTGAAAGCCTATTCATGAAAAAACGTCcttaattatttaatgtgtGCACCACACGTAGATGTTTTCAGCGAAACACTTGGTGGGGGTCTTAAGAACAAAAAACTGTTTATAAGGTAAAAGTATTCAACcccttaaaacataaatatgtttGAGCATGAAAAACAACTAGAATTTACAATTGCCTAGaactaaattaaccccttacagACCAATACAACAGCATTATAAACAAGCTCTGAAAGTGATTTCCAATTGCTTTCTTCGCATAAATGGTGTTGCCTTtatatcgaggcattcagcaacacagagatTGGCATCAGGGCCCTCCCTGGGGCGTCAACAAATGGCATACGCTGTATGGCTGAAGGACgcctgttttaaaagagtttagccTCTTTCCCTTTTAAGCTTCAATTTCCCTTTTTAGCTTCACAGCGAGAGATTTTGCCCCTTGcaaggtggtggtggtgcctttaaaaaaagaaaaagcaagtttccaagagggtctctccagagcctccagagaactctggctccccttgcaggttcaGGTTGAATTCAGGTGCTGCATTTCTATttaggaaaatattaaaaacaatagttaaagaaaatagaaaaaataaatatagctaATAGCATGATTGGTATTGCTGTACttaagagatgttgctgaacacatatttgggtgttgtttgacagtgacatataccagaagtgATAAATTGACAcatgaagtacaatgtgtgtggaaataaaaaacattaccaccacaaattttgacaaaggctggtggtaaaagtaGTACATGGAAAGCGTTAAAATACTGTCATTTGAAATACGCTGGTGTGtcaaaatatttgatttgatgGGTAAattaaatcaagttaaaaaatgagcacttcccaaatgtggtgttttacctcccaagcaatccgacaaacccatgcatggttgGTATCACTGTTTTTGGGAGATGTTTCTGatcacatattgggatgttgtttgacagtgatatAAATTCAcatctgaagtacaatttgtgtgaaaaaatgttaataaaatattactactGCAAAAACTGGTgatagaatctcatgcatggaaaatgGTGGTgatagaatctcatgcatggaaaatactagcatttgaaataccctggggtgtctagtttttaaaaaatatatggtttgatggggtaaattgaatgagccagcttcaaagatgaccCACTTAGGACATGGGTCAGTAGGGCCAGATGCtaaagttccaagttgaaaaatgtgtagttcccaaatgtggcattttacctcccaaacaacctgacaaacccattcaaggggggtatcactgtactctggagatgttgctgaacacatatcgggATATTGTGTAAGAGTGACAAATTCCAAAACCTGTAAATTCACCCACCTGATGTACAATctgtgtgataaaaaacacaaaataaattactaccacaaagtttgacaaagggtggtagtaggaTTAGGGCATGGAATGCATTGGGGTGTCTCGTTTTCcataatatatggtttgatgggggtaaattgcattggccggcttcagaTATATCCCAAATGGCACACggtgcagaatgaccagattaagggaaaattgttttgaaatagcaaaacgttaCTTGTACTCtattcaacagtttttttcattagcttttgtagatgaataaaagattgttcaaataaaatgattttcataattttttataggaaatggTAGAAAGCCctatgaagggtacaaaaaacagcctggtacttcaggagttaaagtttaaaagaaacacagaacACTACACCGTTattagtattaaccccttcaggaccagagttttttttcacgtaactccactgggttcctgcttcccctgagTGGATTCAAGAGACGTTGCTCTCACACGATGTGCGAGCAACGCacgggtaagcagcagggcccctgcctAAGGTAATCCGGCCCTATGTCTGGGGACAGTGTCCTTAATCCGGGGAGTAAGCAGTTAGTATGTGATGAGCAGTAGGAGTGATGGTGGGTGGTGTAGGAGGGGGTTGCGAAGAAGAGAGGCCTAATAATAGTTTTAGTCTTGTCTTTGAcgtgggtagcaagatcttgaGCAGTGAGAAAGGTTTGTGGTGAGGGTATGGAGGGACATAGAAAGGAGTTAAAGGTAGAAAAAAGGTGTTGCAGGTTGGAAGAAAGGATATGAGAGTAGAGAAGTAGTGTTTTTTAGCGAGAGAGGGGGTAGAGTTATAGGTGCGAAGCATGAATTTGTGGTGAGTCTTTGCTCAatttggattttctgaagtagcgTTCAGCAGTGTGGCAACACTTCTGAAGAAAGTATGTGATTGtggtatgccatggttggcgTTTCAGTTGTCGGGGGTAAGATATAGTAACAGGAGCTATGCTGTCGAGAGATGATGCAAGtgtattgttataaaaagaggctgctATGTCTGgacaagaaagggttaatatggaaGTTAAGGGAGGTTCAAGTGAGGCTGACATTTGAGTAAGGGTATTATCTGGTAGCGGCCTACAATGTTGTTTTGTTAGGGGTTAGTACTGGAGAAAAGGTTAGAAGGTGGTGGAGGGAGCATTACCTGGAGAAAACACGATCAAGTGAATGTCATTCAGTGTGTGTAAGGGAATTAGTCCACTGAGAAAAATCAGAAGAGGATGTCAAGGAGAGGACCTATGAGAGTTGTTAGATATGTCAAAAGGAATGTAAAAATCACCCATAATAAAACAAGGGATATTGGAAAAGAGGAAGAAGGGGAGCCAGGCAGAAAAGTTGTCAAAGAACTGTGGGGTAGGACCTGGAGGGTGATATATCACTGCAATTTGAAGAGTGTGAACCTTAAAGGAACATAATGAGAGTGAGGGAGGGCTTGGTGTATACTGGAAGATGCAAtgaggtgagagaaggatgcctacaccaccCCCATTTCTAccatcaggcctaggagtgtggctgaaTTGCAATCCTCTCAACGAAAGTGCAGAAGAGGTGGTAGTATCATGAGGGGGGATCCAGTAAGTGCTAGGAGGTTAAAAAGCATGGGAGATAAATAGGTCATGTATACTAGTGAGTGTGTTGCATACAGAGTAGGAATTCCATAGGGCACAgttggagatgataggaatGAGAATGTTTAGGTTGCGCATTTTGGTTGAGTTTAGTGGTTGACTGTGAGGAATAGAGAACAATATGAGGGGGAACTGAAGTAGCAGAGGTGTACACAAGAGCAACAGAGCAAATACAGggttcatatataaatatttaatgctgAGGTACTGGGGTAGCCATGAGGTCATGATAAGATTAGGTCCCTGGCTATTGAAGTGAGACTGATCAATGACCAAAAAGGTAATTAATCAGTGGTCACAAAGCACCTCAttaggttaaatatatatttcacttgtaagtgacaagttttagtcactgacattgatcagtgagactgatcaataatcagtgacctaaaatgTCACTGACAGGTGATcaggtattttttattattattattgttaccttAGATGACCACTCTCTCTTTCTTGGCCAAGGGTCATCCAGTGGCTGATCAGAAACTTCCtcttggccaggagtgatctgattaTCATCATCAGCAGATCCTGAACTCACAGcaattgacctggaagcacccttgaCTTAcaagtcagtgctgtttttttttgttgggtttttttacctttttcaaTGGTGATGTATTTagcccccacaagcttgtggtgACATATATTTACCTCTGCAATGCCGCAATCATGTCATACACAATcctggcattaaaggggttaacacaCGATCACTCTtaatggagtgatcaggcagcaggggacgGTTGGGGCTGATGTCTATACTCATGTGGGGACCGAAGAAACTCTAGCAGCTGGGATACAATTGCCGGTAAACTGGGGATTGAGAGGAGCCTCTATGATTGCTCCTATAGGAGTGATCAAAGGTCTTGTGGGGActctttttttggtgttgctggtgtgcttgggccTCCAGGAAGACCAGCAGTACcccttaaaaaaacatgtattaacCTGAAAatttaacgctgcactgtcgctgtCATGGAGAGATCAAGCAGCCGGGGAATGTTGTGGCAGGTCCCCATGtgggaactggatggttcccctgatggttacatcactgcataattatttttaaatgttaacacgtttttctttttaaatgttggcttttttccccccattgtgattagaaagctgggctccattgatttGCATGGTTGAAACCAGTACCTGGCCCTCTTGGAaacttatatttttaaaggacgccaccatcttgtgagtggcaaaaTCTCTTACAGTTGCGCTTGTTGTCCGGAGACCGGTAACAGTGTGTCCTGGGGTGGCTGTTCCGTGTAGCTAAATGCCTCGCTATCAAGGTGCTTAAGTGACACCTTtgaaactcttttaaaacgggtgtctGCCACCCTACAGTGTAGGGTGGATGTTTaagccccagggaggggcccCTAATGCTGATCGCGGCGTTACTAAATGCCTCAATATCaagacattacagcaacaccatttaagcaaagaaagctaTTGTAAATTGTTTAACACCAGGCACGTCATTGATCGTTAACTGACCGTTTTTGCGTTACGTGCCTGacattggtcattaaggggttaagtagcaCTGTCAGATATAACATAGCAAGATGACAAACAGAAacagcaggtgaggagggccctgctcaaatgagttcACGAtctatagacacacacacacatatatacactcattGGCTACTTTGTTAGGTACACCCTGCTAGTACCAAGTTGGACCCTTTTTGCCtttagaactgccttcattctttgtggcatactgtaatggtatgatgaggcaggaccccagatggcggaggtagccaggccaaacaggaaccagaaagtcagagaaccaaccgggtcagacaggtaatcaggataagccaaatcagaatccagagacgaggtcaacaagccgaatcaataccagacgagcaggaatcaggagccgaatcaggagacaggaacgaggtcaacaagccaagtcaaaccggagcagtagtcacaatcaatgcacaagcaaatagcaaaatacaccaaccaagggtgatccagaagaggaattccgggtttaaatagggagaggaggaggcgtgtcctgcattaagaggtcagccgaggttataaaagcatgttacaaatgtaacgtgcaatattaacttttgaccacacggtggcgctgtggtACCTGTttaccgcgtggtcggccatgcggtgaagacgccgaccgggtagcggtggtaatcgctgcccgggaagccgcctgaggaagcgtcgtgggagcagccatggagcggggccggagaggcaggtaagtccttacagtacccccccctcgagaGCCGCCCGAAGGGCGACCAGGACCCCCACTGGGTTTCCGGGGGTACCTGACATGAAACTGACGAACCAGACGAGGAGCGTGGACTTCAGAGGCGGGCACCCAGGCTCTTTCCTCCGGTCCGTATCCCTTCCAGTGTACTAGGTATTGGAGGGTACCCCGGAAGAAGCGTGAATCCAGGATGGAACGGATCTCATAATCATCCATGGAGGAGACTGAAACAGGACCAGGACTGGCCAGCGTCAGGGAAAAACGGTTAAATATCACCGGCTTCAGGAGGGAAACGTGAAATGTACGAGGAATACGGAGGTTGCGAGGCAAGTCCAGTTCATAGGTAACAGGGTTGATACGACGGCGGACGGAATAAGGTCCAATAAAGCAAGGAGCCAATTTTTTGGAGGGAGTACGTAGGCGTATATGTCGGGTTGATAGCCAGACTTTGTCCCCGGGCATGTAAGTGGGGGCTGGTAACCGTCTGCGATCATAGTACTTCTTTTGATCCTGAGAGGCAGCAATGGACGCAGAACGGACAGAGGACCAAACTGAAGTTAGCCGCTTAAGATGATCATCCAACGCAGGAACACTCGAATCAGGGGATACCGCAGGAAGTACAGTCGGGTGGAAACCATAGACACAGTAAAAaggtgtatgctgggtagagccTTGTACCGCATTGTTTAGGGCGAACTCCGCGAGTGGAAGAAGGTCAGCCCAATCGTTCTGGTTGTCATTAATGAAAGCCCGCAAATACTGCTCAAGGCGTTGATTGGATCGTTCAGCCGCTCCAttggtttgggggtgataagccgtggaaaaggaaagggtGATACCCACAGCTTTGCAGAAGGCTCTCCAGAAACGGGAAACAAACTGGACTCCACGATCGGAGACAATCACCTGGGGAAGGCCGTGGAGTCGTACAACATCTCTGATGAAGATGACTGCAAGCTCCTTAGCTGTCGGTAATTTGACGAGAGGCACGAAATGAACCATCCTGGAGAATCGGTCAACAACAGTAAGTATAGTGGTGTAGCGATGAGAGGAAGGTAGctccactatgaagtccatggcgATGTGGGTCCAGGGACGACTGGGTACTGGAAGGGGCAATAGCAGACCGGAAGGaggagtcctgggggtcttggtCGTAGCACAAGTGTGGCAAGATTTAAGGAAGTCTGCAACGTCCTTtctccaggagggccaccaaaaactACGGCCCAGAGCCTGACAGGTGCGCCGGAGACCAAGGTGGCCCGCAAACTTTGTGGTGTGGTGCAACTGGAGTATCTTCTCACGGTATACAGGGGGCACGAACAACTTGTCAGAAGGGGTCTGGGCTGGAGCAGTGGGTTGACTGGCTTGAATTCGTTGCAGAAGGGGAGAGGAAACGGCAAGAGTGACAGCAGAGATGATACGGTTAGTGGGTACGATGGGTTCCGGGTTAGGTTTCTCCTCAGAGGCAGTACAGAACATACGTGATAAAGCGTCGGCCTTGGTATTCTTGGACCCCGGACGATAGGAGATTATGTAATTGAAGCGGGATAAGAAAAGGGACCATCGTGCTTGTCGAGGCGTTAGTCGCTTGGCATCGccaatatactggaggttcttgtgatCCGTGAGGATGGTTACAGGAATACGGGAGCCCTCCAGAAGATGACGCCATTCAGAAAGGGCGAGAATCACTGCCAGTAGTTCACGATTGCCtatgtcatagttcctctctgcAGGAGAGAATCGTTTAGAGAAGAAGCCACAGGGGTGTAGAGGCCCTTCGTACGTTTTGCGTTGGGACAATACTGCTCCGGCCCCGATTTCCGAAGCATCTACTTCGATTACGAAGGGTTGAGATACATCAGGATGTATGAGGATCGGAGCGGACACAAACAGGGTCTTTAGTGTATGGAACGCTTGGACTGCAGCGGTAGGCCAGTTATGGCAGTCAGCTCCCTTCTTGGTGAGATCGGTCAAAGGAGCTACCACTTTGGAAAAGTCCCGGATGAATCGGCGATAATAATTGGCAAAGCCGAGAAATCTCTGTAGGGCTTTAAGTCCCtgtggttgaggccattgcagaatggactggagcttgtcaggatccatcTCGAACCCTGTACCGCTAATGACGTAACCTAAGAAGGATACACGGttgacttcaaattcacatttctctAGTTTTGCGTACAACCGGTTTTCACGAAGACGTGTCAGGACCTTCTTTACGTGAATTCGATGTGAAAGCAGGTCAGGTGAATGGATTAgaatgtcatcaaggtagatgacaacgaaTTGGTGCAGATAATCCCGAAAACAATCATTTACAAAGTCCTGAAAAACAGCCGGGGCGTTACAGAGCCCgaatggcattactgtatattcGTAGTGACCAGAGCGGGTgttaaaagctgtcttccactcgtcgttctgacggatacgaatgaggttgtaCGCACCCCGTAGATCTAATTTCGTGAAAACTTTTGAGCCTTTTAGTCGGTCAAACAACTCAGAGATGAGTGGCAAAGGGTAAGTGTTTTTTATGGTGATTCGATTAAGACCTCGATAGTCGATGCACGGACGTAGACCTCCATCCTTcttggaaacaaagaaaaatcccGCGCCGGCGGGAGACGTGGAGCGGCGGATAAAGCCTTTTTAGGAGATTTTCACGGATATAGGTCTCCATAGCTTCGGTTTCAGCCGGGGATAACGGATACACCCTACCCCGTGGGGGtacggtgccaggaagcaggtcGATGGGACAATCGTAAGGACGGTGCGGGGGCAAGGAGTCAGCTTCCTTTTTGTCGAATACATCAGCAAAGGTCTGATATTGTGGAGGTAAGATGGTGGTACCTAAGGAGGCAACCTTCAATACACAGGGTTGAGGTGAAACGCAAGTGGTACACCGCCAGGAGGTGATCTCACGGGTGGACCAATTGATGTCTGGGTTGTGTAGCTGCAGCCAAGGGTAGCCCAACACTATGGGAGCAGCCGGAGAAGATATTACATGTAGAACCACAGTCTCTTTATGGAGA encodes:
- the EIF1B gene encoding eukaryotic translation initiation factor 1b; translation: MSSIQNLNSFDPFADATKGDDLLPAGTEDYIHIRIQQRNGRKTLTTVQGIADDYDKKKLVKAFKKKFACNGTVIEHPEYGEVIQLQGDQRKNICQFLMEIGIVKEEQLKVHGF